One genomic region from Mycobacterium basiliense encodes:
- a CDS encoding alpha/beta hydrolase, with product MTASGPTMMSRMKWLLRARPADYLLALSVAGASLPVVGKHLEPLGGATAMSVWGARQAPVFLSARTKELLTPGLNDVRRRDRASVTAVSAAALRGIVSAADLDVDWPEPQRTPPVWGALRHRRYLHRSGVHYGNSPAQLLDVWRRKELPAEPAPVLLFVPGGAWIHGSRTIQGYSLLSRLAEQGWVCLAIDYRVSPHHRWPRHIQDVKAAIAWARANVDKFGGDRDFIAVAGCSAGGHLSALAGLTANDPGYQPELPEADTSVDAVVGIYGRYDWEDRSTPERIRFVDFLERVVVKRSIRRHPQVFRDASPIARVHTNAPPFLVIHGSSDSVIPVAQARSFVERLRAVSRSLVAYLELPGAGHGFDLLDGARTGPATHAISLFLNEVYRGRRGIAKEVI from the coding sequence ATGACGGCGAGCGGTCCGACAATGATGTCCCGCATGAAGTGGTTGCTACGCGCCCGTCCGGCCGATTACCTGCTGGCTTTGAGTGTTGCTGGTGCATCGCTGCCGGTGGTGGGTAAGCATCTCGAGCCGCTGGGCGGAGCTACCGCGATGAGTGTCTGGGGTGCCCGGCAGGCGCCGGTATTTCTCTCCGCCAGGACGAAAGAACTGCTCACCCCCGGCCTCAACGACGTCCGCCGTCGCGACCGGGCGAGCGTGACCGCGGTATCGGCAGCGGCGCTGCGCGGCATCGTGTCGGCCGCCGACCTAGACGTTGACTGGCCGGAACCACAGCGCACGCCCCCGGTGTGGGGCGCCCTGCGGCACCGCCGTTACTTGCACCGGAGCGGCGTTCACTACGGGAACAGTCCGGCCCAATTGCTTGACGTGTGGCGCCGCAAGGAGCTGCCGGCCGAACCCGCGCCGGTGCTGTTATTCGTCCCGGGCGGCGCTTGGATCCACGGCAGTCGCACCATCCAGGGCTATTCGCTGCTGTCACGGTTGGCCGAACAAGGGTGGGTCTGCCTGGCTATTGACTATCGCGTCTCGCCGCATCACCGTTGGCCCCGCCATATCCAGGACGTCAAGGCCGCGATCGCGTGGGCACGGGCCAACGTCGACAAATTTGGTGGCGACCGCGACTTCATCGCGGTAGCGGGATGTTCGGCCGGCGGCCACCTGTCCGCGTTGGCCGGCCTCACCGCCAACGACCCCGGCTACCAGCCCGAGCTGCCGGAAGCCGACACGTCGGTCGATGCCGTAGTCGGCATCTACGGTCGGTACGACTGGGAGGACCGCTCCACTCCCGAACGCATCCGGTTCGTGGACTTCCTGGAGCGAGTGGTGGTCAAACGGTCGATCAGACGCCATCCGCAGGTGTTCCGCGACGCGTCACCGATCGCCCGGGTGCATACCAACGCGCCGCCATTCCTGGTGATACACGGCAGCAGTGACAGCGTCATTCCGGTGGCCCAGGCGCGCAGCTTCGTCGAGCGACTACGCGCGGTATCGCGGTCACTGGTCGCTTACCTGGAGCTTCCGGGTGCCGGCCACGGCTTTGACCTACTGGATGGCGCTCGCACTGGGCCTGCCACGCATGCGATTTCGCTGTTTCTCAACGAGGTCTATCGCGGTCGAAGAGGAATTGCGAAAGAGGTCATCTGA
- a CDS encoding WS/DGAT/MGAT family O-acyltransferase — protein sequence MKRLSGWDAVLLYSETPNVHMHTLKVAVIELDPARRPFGVEAFRDVIGERLGKLEPLGYQLVDIPWKFHHPMWREHCAVDLDYHIRPWQLGAPGGRRELDDAIGHIASTPLDRRYPLWEMYFVEGLANRRVAVVAKIHHALADGVASANLMARGMGLLPGPEGNPYVSDPAPTKRELISSAMVDHLRHLGRIPATMRYTAQGLARVRRSSRKLSPELTRPFTPPPTFMNHLLTPERRFATATLALADVKVTGKKLGVTINDMVLAMSSGALRNLLLRYDGKAEPLLASVPVSYDFSPERISGNHFSGMLVALPVDCDDPLERVQATHENAVSAKESHQLLGPELVSRWAAYWPPAGTEAAFRWMSSRDGQNKVLNLNISNVPGPRERGRVGGALVTELYSVGPLTAGSGLNITVWSYVDQLNISVLTDGATVEDPHEVTEAMIADFIEIRRAAGISEELTVVEDAMAQA from the coding sequence GTGAAACGGCTCAGTGGCTGGGACGCCGTACTGCTATACAGCGAGACGCCCAATGTGCACATGCACACGCTCAAGGTTGCCGTGATCGAACTCGACCCCGCCCGGCGCCCATTCGGTGTCGAGGCGTTCCGTGACGTGATCGGCGAACGCCTGGGCAAGCTTGAGCCGCTGGGCTATCAGCTGGTCGATATCCCGTGGAAGTTCCACCACCCGATGTGGCGTGAGCACTGCGCGGTCGATCTCGATTACCACATCCGGCCCTGGCAGCTCGGCGCCCCAGGCGGCCGGCGCGAATTGGATGACGCAATCGGTCACATTGCCAGCACACCGCTGGATCGTCGGTATCCGTTGTGGGAGATGTATTTCGTCGAGGGGCTTGCCAACCGCCGAGTGGCGGTGGTTGCCAAAATCCATCACGCGCTTGCCGACGGCGTGGCCTCGGCAAACCTGATGGCGCGCGGGATGGGCCTGCTGCCCGGACCCGAAGGTAACCCCTATGTCTCCGATCCGGCTCCCACCAAGCGGGAGTTGATTAGCTCCGCGATGGTGGACCATCTGCGCCATCTTGGACGGATTCCGGCGACGATGCGTTATACCGCGCAGGGTCTGGCCCGGGTGCGGCGCAGCTCACGGAAGCTATCTCCGGAGCTGACTCGGCCGTTCACCCCGCCCCCAACCTTTATGAACCACCTGCTCACCCCGGAGCGCAGGTTTGCGACCGCAACGTTGGCCCTCGCCGATGTGAAGGTGACCGGAAAGAAGCTCGGGGTGACGATCAATGACATGGTGCTGGCCATGTCCAGCGGAGCCCTGCGCAACCTGCTGTTGCGCTACGACGGCAAGGCCGAGCCGTTGCTGGCTTCGGTCCCGGTGAGTTACGACTTTTCGCCGGAGCGGATATCCGGCAACCACTTCAGCGGGATGTTGGTGGCGCTGCCGGTCGACTGCGACGACCCGCTGGAAAGGGTTCAGGCGACACACGAAAACGCGGTGTCAGCAAAAGAGAGCCACCAGCTGCTGGGGCCGGAACTGGTCAGCCGTTGGGCGGCGTACTGGCCACCGGCGGGCACCGAAGCCGCGTTTCGGTGGATGTCTTCCCGCGACGGGCAGAACAAGGTCCTTAACTTGAATATCTCGAACGTCCCGGGCCCACGAGAACGCGGCCGAGTGGGCGGTGCGCTGGTGACCGAGTTGTATTCGGTGGGACCGTTGACCGCTGGTAGCGGGCTGAACATCACCGTGTGGAGCTATGTCGATCAGCTCAACATCTCGGTACTCACAGACGGTGCCACCGTAGAGGACCCGCACGAGGTGACCGAGGCCATGATCGCTGACTTTATCGAAATACGCAGGGCCGCAGGGATTTCTGAAGAACTGACGGTCGTCGAGGACGCGATGGCGCAAGCTTGA
- a CDS encoding crotonase/enoyl-CoA hydratase family protein: MSQESGDAEPAVLVEQRDRILIITINRPKAKNAVNAAVSRGLADAMDRLDDDAGLSVGILAGAGGSFCAGMDLKAFARGENVVVQGRGLGFTERPPAKPLIAAVEGYALAGGTELALATDMIVAASDSAFGIPEVKRGLVAGGGGLLRLPERIPYAIAMELALTGDSLPAARAHELGLVNVLADPGAALEAAVALAEKITANGPLAVAATKRIITESRGWSLDARFAEQMKILAPVFMSNDAKEGAIAFAEKRPPRWTGT; encoded by the coding sequence GTGAGCCAAGAATCCGGCGACGCCGAACCCGCAGTTCTGGTCGAACAACGCGATCGGATCCTAATCATCACGATCAACCGGCCGAAGGCCAAGAACGCGGTCAACGCCGCGGTCAGCCGGGGTCTGGCCGATGCGATGGATCGGCTCGACGACGACGCCGGGCTGTCGGTGGGGATCCTGGCCGGCGCGGGCGGTTCCTTTTGCGCGGGCATGGATCTCAAGGCGTTCGCCCGCGGCGAGAACGTTGTCGTCCAGGGCCGGGGGCTGGGCTTCACCGAACGGCCGCCCGCCAAACCACTCATCGCGGCGGTGGAGGGATACGCGTTGGCCGGTGGTACGGAGCTGGCGTTGGCCACCGACATGATTGTGGCGGCTAGTGACTCGGCGTTCGGAATCCCCGAGGTCAAACGTGGTTTGGTGGCCGGCGGCGGGGGACTGTTGCGCCTTCCTGAGCGCATCCCCTATGCGATCGCCATGGAGCTGGCCCTGACTGGAGACAGCCTGCCCGCCGCACGCGCCCACGAGCTCGGGTTGGTCAATGTCTTGGCCGACCCCGGGGCCGCCCTAGAGGCTGCGGTCGCTTTGGCTGAAAAGATCACCGCCAATGGGCCGCTGGCGGTGGCGGCCACCAAACGGATCATTACCGAATCCCGTGGTTGGAGCCTGGACGCCCGGTTCGCCGAACAAATGAAGATCTTGGCGCCGGTCTTCATGTCCAACGACGCCAAGGAGGGCGCGATCGCGTTCGCCGAGAAGCGTCCGCCCCGCTGGACCGGTACCTAG
- a CDS encoding class I adenylate-forming enzyme family protein — translation MSIALLLEMAASSNPDRVALVSHDVSGDARLTTQQLSDLADGGAGVIAASAAEHVVYVGAGGAMLPLLVFAAARAGLPFTPINYRLSAASVQALIGRLPRPVVIVDDRYRDLLAGWSAQLLDSGEFLRAARSVEPAAEFPDPDSVAIVLFTSGTTSQPKAVELTHNNLTSYITGTVEFESAAPTDAALICVPPYHVAGIGAALSNLYAGRKMVYLTNFDPAEWVRLVNAEQVTTATVVPTMLDRIVTVLETGEHKLPSLRNLAYGGSRVGLPLVRRALELLPDVGFVNAYGLTETSSTIAVLTPDDHRAAQCASDATVARRLASVGRPVPGIELQIRGPDDAVLGPGETGELFVRGEQVSGRYTGIGSVLDEAGWFATKDIGMLDEDGYLFIGGRSDDTIIRGGENIAPAELEEVLIEHPQVRDVAVVGVEDPHWGQAIVAVVVPERGIDPDPAELRDYVRKSLRGSRTPDRVVFRDELPTTATGKVLRREIIEELAGTKS, via the coding sequence ATGAGCATTGCGTTGCTCCTCGAGATGGCTGCGTCGAGCAACCCTGACCGCGTGGCTTTGGTGTCCCATGACGTGTCGGGTGACGCGCGGCTGACGACGCAACAACTCAGTGATCTGGCCGACGGGGGCGCCGGGGTCATTGCGGCATCGGCCGCTGAGCATGTGGTGTACGTTGGCGCCGGGGGCGCGATGCTGCCGCTGCTGGTCTTCGCTGCGGCGCGCGCCGGACTACCGTTCACGCCGATCAACTACCGGCTATCCGCGGCGAGTGTCCAGGCCCTGATCGGGCGGTTGCCGCGGCCCGTGGTCATCGTCGACGACCGCTACCGGGACCTGCTCGCGGGTTGGTCGGCGCAGCTGCTGGACTCCGGCGAATTTCTCCGTGCCGCGCGTAGCGTCGAGCCGGCAGCTGAGTTCCCCGACCCGGATTCGGTGGCGATCGTGTTGTTCACCTCGGGTACCACGTCGCAGCCCAAGGCCGTCGAACTCACCCACAACAACCTGACCAGCTACATCACCGGGACGGTCGAATTCGAGTCGGCCGCACCGACCGATGCCGCGCTGATCTGTGTGCCGCCCTACCATGTCGCCGGTATCGGTGCCGCGCTGTCTAATCTGTATGCCGGTCGAAAGATGGTTTACCTGACCAACTTTGATCCCGCGGAATGGGTTCGGCTGGTTAATGCCGAGCAGGTCACCACCGCGACCGTGGTGCCGACGATGCTGGATCGCATCGTCACCGTGCTAGAGACCGGCGAGCACAAGCTGCCCTCGCTGCGCAACCTGGCCTACGGCGGTTCTAGGGTGGGCCTGCCGCTGGTCCGCCGGGCGCTGGAACTGTTGCCGGACGTAGGTTTCGTCAACGCCTACGGCCTGACCGAAACCAGCTCGACTATCGCGGTGCTGACCCCCGACGATCACCGGGCGGCGCAGTGCGCCTCGGACGCCACCGTCGCCCGGCGGTTGGCGTCGGTAGGACGTCCGGTGCCGGGCATCGAGCTGCAGATCCGCGGTCCCGACGATGCCGTGTTGGGGCCCGGTGAAACCGGTGAGCTGTTTGTCCGCGGCGAGCAGGTATCCGGGCGCTACACCGGGATCGGTTCGGTCCTCGATGAAGCCGGCTGGTTCGCGACGAAGGACATCGGCATGCTCGATGAAGACGGCTATCTGTTCATTGGTGGACGCAGTGACGACACCATCATTCGCGGCGGCGAGAACATCGCGCCGGCGGAGCTGGAGGAGGTGCTGATCGAGCACCCGCAGGTGCGCGATGTCGCCGTGGTTGGTGTGGAGGACCCGCATTGGGGGCAGGCCATTGTCGCCGTGGTGGTGCCCGAGCGCGGGATTGATCCTGATCCGGCGGAATTGCGCGACTACGTGCGAAAGAGTTTGCGCGGGTCGCGCACCCCCGACCGGGTAGTGTTTCGCGACGAGCTGCCAACGACCGCCACCGGCAAGGTACTTCGCCGGGAGATCATCGAAGAACTAGCAGGAACGAAATCATGA
- a CDS encoding TetR/AcrR family transcriptional regulator, whose protein sequence is MTPPGSTPAKRGGTRNKMLISAAQVMRERGAAGVTIDSVLARSGAPRGSVYYHFPDGRNQILIEALRYAGDSITAVIDKAAGKGARVLLREFVNFWEHLLTEGGFTAGCPVVAAAISPADDELELAAEAGAILNRWCAALTRAFVTDGFAESAAASLAVTSVAALEGAIILCRSTRSVEPLREVGDQLEFLVKAREFVARNKVVQ, encoded by the coding sequence ATGACCCCGCCCGGCAGCACCCCCGCAAAGCGCGGCGGCACCCGCAACAAGATGCTGATCAGCGCTGCCCAAGTGATGCGTGAACGAGGCGCCGCGGGGGTGACCATTGACTCGGTGCTGGCGCGCAGCGGTGCCCCGCGCGGCTCGGTGTACTACCACTTTCCCGACGGGCGCAATCAGATTCTGATCGAGGCGCTGCGTTACGCGGGCGACTCCATCACTGCCGTGATTGACAAGGCCGCCGGCAAGGGTGCTCGAGTGCTGCTGCGCGAGTTCGTCAATTTCTGGGAACATTTGCTCACCGAGGGCGGCTTCACCGCCGGTTGCCCGGTGGTGGCAGCCGCGATCAGCCCCGCCGACGACGAACTCGAACTAGCCGCCGAGGCCGGCGCCATTCTGAATCGCTGGTGTGCGGCGTTGACGCGGGCATTCGTCACCGACGGTTTTGCCGAGTCGGCCGCAGCCTCGCTGGCGGTGACGTCCGTCGCCGCGCTAGAAGGCGCCATCATCTTGTGCCGGTCGACACGCAGCGTCGAACCGTTGCGCGAAGTCGGTGATCAGCTCGAATTCTTGGTCAAGGCAAGGGAGTTCGTCGCGCGAAACAAAGTCGTGCAGTGA
- a CDS encoding crotonase/enoyl-CoA hydratase family protein encodes MTTVSHVPQSALPELSTVTLERDGHVLLIGLNRPQKRNSFDRTMFADLSRAYALLESDSSVRAGVLFAHGDHFTGGLDLVDVGPSIAAGQTPFPDDGRDPWRLDGQWTTPLVAVAHGWCMTLGIELLLAADIRIAAAGTRFSQLEVQRGIYPFGGATIRLPREAGWGNAMRWLLTGDEFDAVEAHRVGLVQEVADDAPAALARAREIAHTIADRAAPLGVQATLASAHLARQEGEDAAIKRLIPDMRALFTSEDAAEGVQSFIERRQARFVGR; translated from the coding sequence ATGACCACCGTTTCGCATGTTCCGCAATCCGCCCTGCCTGAGCTATCGACCGTGACCCTCGAGCGGGACGGGCACGTCCTGCTGATCGGCCTGAACCGACCGCAAAAACGCAACTCGTTCGATCGGACGATGTTCGCCGATCTGTCCCGTGCCTACGCGCTGCTGGAATCCGACAGCTCGGTGCGCGCCGGGGTGCTGTTCGCCCATGGCGACCACTTCACCGGCGGTCTGGATCTCGTGGACGTCGGCCCGAGCATCGCGGCCGGGCAGACGCCGTTCCCGGATGACGGCCGCGACCCATGGCGACTGGACGGCCAGTGGACCACCCCCTTGGTCGCCGTGGCCCACGGTTGGTGCATGACGCTGGGCATCGAATTGTTGCTGGCCGCCGATATTCGCATCGCGGCGGCGGGAACCCGCTTCAGTCAGCTGGAAGTGCAGCGCGGGATCTACCCCTTCGGCGGGGCGACGATCCGGCTGCCTCGGGAAGCCGGGTGGGGTAACGCCATGCGGTGGCTGCTCACCGGCGACGAGTTCGACGCGGTCGAGGCCCACCGCGTGGGGCTGGTGCAGGAAGTGGCCGACGATGCGCCGGCGGCGTTGGCCCGGGCCCGCGAAATTGCGCACACCATCGCCGACCGCGCCGCACCGCTAGGAGTGCAGGCCACCCTGGCCTCGGCGCACCTGGCGCGTCAAGAAGGCGAGGATGCCGCGATCAAGCGGCTGATTCCCGACATGAGGGCGTTGTTCACCAGTGAGGATGCCGCCGAGGGGGTGCAATCGTTCATCGAACGGCGGCAAGCCCGGTTCGTGGGCCGCTAA
- a CDS encoding aldehyde dehydrogenase gives MGEKTEYDKLFIGGKWTQPSTSDVIEVHCPATGEYVGKVPLAAAADVDAAVAAARAAFDHGPWPATPPKERAAVIANALKLLEERKDHFAKLLADETGQPPTTIETMHWMGSMGAMNFFAGPAVDQVKWKEIRTGSYGQTIVHREPIGVVGAIVAWNVPLFLAVNKLGPALLAGCTVVLKPAAETPLTANALAEVFAEAGLPDGVLSVVPGGVETGQALTSNPDVDLFTFTGSSAVGKEIGRRAADLLKPCTLELGGKSAAILLEDVDLTTAIPMMVFSGIMNTGQACVGQTRILAPRSRYDEIVDAVSAFVQALPMGPPSDPAAQIGSLISEKQRARVEGYIAKGIEEGARLVCGGGRPEGSDVLDKGFYVQPTVFADVDNKMTIAQEEIFGPVLVVIPYDTEEDAVTIANDSVYGLAGSVWTSDIAKGIEISEKIRTGTFAINWYAFDPCCPFGGYKNSGIGRENGPEGVEHFTQQKSVLMPMGHTIEG, from the coding sequence ATGGGCGAGAAGACCGAATACGACAAACTCTTCATCGGTGGCAAGTGGACACAGCCATCGACCTCGGACGTCATTGAGGTGCATTGTCCGGCCACCGGGGAGTATGTGGGCAAGGTGCCGTTAGCGGCAGCCGCCGACGTCGACGCCGCCGTGGCGGCGGCTCGCGCGGCATTCGATCACGGGCCCTGGCCCGCGACGCCGCCAAAGGAGCGTGCAGCGGTCATCGCGAACGCCCTCAAGCTCCTCGAGGAGCGCAAGGACCACTTCGCCAAGCTGCTCGCCGACGAGACCGGCCAGCCGCCCACCACCATCGAGACGATGCACTGGATGGGCTCGATGGGAGCGATGAACTTCTTCGCCGGCCCGGCCGTCGACCAGGTCAAATGGAAGGAAATCCGCACCGGCTCCTACGGGCAGACCATCGTCCATCGCGAGCCGATCGGCGTGGTGGGGGCGATCGTGGCGTGGAACGTGCCGCTGTTCCTGGCGGTTAACAAGCTAGGCCCGGCACTGTTGGCCGGCTGCACGGTCGTGCTCAAGCCGGCGGCCGAAACACCCTTGACTGCAAACGCTTTGGCGGAGGTGTTCGCCGAGGCCGGCCTGCCCGACGGTGTGCTGTCGGTGGTGCCCGGCGGGGTTGAGACCGGACAAGCGTTGACATCCAACCCTGACGTCGACTTGTTCACCTTCACCGGCAGCTCGGCGGTCGGCAAGGAGATCGGCCGCCGCGCCGCAGATCTGCTCAAGCCCTGCACACTGGAGCTGGGCGGAAAGTCCGCGGCCATACTCCTCGAGGATGTCGATCTGACCACCGCGATCCCGATGATGGTGTTTTCCGGGATCATGAACACCGGGCAGGCTTGTGTGGGCCAAACACGCATCCTGGCACCACGCTCACGCTACGACGAAATAGTGGACGCGGTAAGCGCTTTCGTGCAGGCCCTACCGATGGGTCCGCCGTCGGACCCCGCCGCCCAGATCGGGTCGCTGATTTCGGAGAAGCAGCGCGCCCGGGTAGAGGGCTACATTGCCAAGGGTATCGAGGAAGGTGCCCGGTTGGTGTGTGGCGGCGGCCGCCCGGAAGGCTCGGACGTCTTAGACAAGGGCTTTTACGTGCAACCCACGGTTTTCGCGGACGTCGACAACAAGATGACCATCGCGCAAGAGGAGATCTTCGGGCCGGTGCTCGTGGTAATCCCCTATGACACCGAGGAGGACGCGGTCACGATCGCCAACGATTCGGTGTACGGCCTGGCCGGCAGCGTATGGACCAGCGATATCGCCAAGGGCATCGAGATCTCGGAGAAGATCCGCACCGGGACCTTCGCCATCAACTGGTACGCCTTTGATCCGTGCTGCCCGTTCGGCGGTTACAAGAATTCCGGCATCGGCCGAGAGAACGGGCCGGAAGGCGTTGAACACTTCACGCAGCAAAAGAGCGTGTTGATGCCGATGGGCCACACCATCGAGGGCTAG
- a CDS encoding class I SAM-dependent methyltransferase — translation MSIAPGVTDAFARRATLRRSLQLASKFRYEQTDPARFYGALAGDTATMVGDLWRATHGGPLAGRSLLDVGGGPGYFASAFADAGVRYIGVEPDPNEMHAAGPAHAPAPGSFVRASGMALPFADDVVDICLSSNVAEHVPRPWQLGAEMLRVTRPGGLVVLSYTVWLGPFGGHEMGLTHYLGGARAAARYARKHGHPAKNNYGSSLFAVSAAEGLDWATSTGAAIAAFPRYHPRWAWWLASVPVLREFLVSNLVLVLRAP, via the coding sequence ATGAGCATTGCCCCAGGTGTTACCGACGCTTTCGCGCGGCGGGCAACGCTGCGGCGGTCCCTACAACTGGCGTCGAAATTCCGCTACGAACAGACGGACCCGGCACGCTTCTACGGCGCACTCGCGGGCGACACCGCAACCATGGTCGGCGATCTCTGGCGTGCCACCCATGGCGGCCCCCTCGCCGGCCGTAGTCTGCTCGATGTCGGCGGGGGGCCTGGCTATTTCGCATCGGCATTCGCTGACGCCGGTGTCCGGTATATCGGCGTGGAACCCGACCCCAACGAGATGCACGCGGCGGGACCGGCTCATGCACCTGCGCCGGGCTCGTTTGTCCGGGCCTCGGGTATGGCACTGCCGTTCGCCGACGACGTCGTGGACATCTGCCTGTCGTCCAATGTGGCCGAGCACGTGCCACGCCCCTGGCAACTCGGCGCCGAGATGCTGCGGGTGACTCGGCCGGGCGGACTGGTCGTGCTGTCCTACACCGTCTGGCTCGGCCCGTTCGGTGGCCATGAGATGGGGCTGACCCACTATCTCGGCGGTGCCCGGGCCGCCGCCCGCTATGCGCGCAAACACGGCCATCCAGCGAAGAATAACTACGGGTCGTCGTTGTTTGCGGTGTCCGCCGCCGAGGGGCTGGACTGGGCCACCAGCACTGGAGCCGCGATAGCTGCATTTCCCCGCTACCACCCGCGATGGGCATGGTGGCTAGCGTCGGTGCCCGTGCTGCGGGAGTTCTTGGTGAGTAATCTGGTGCTGGTCCTTCGGGCACCATAA